From one Humulus lupulus chromosome 8, drHumLupu1.1, whole genome shotgun sequence genomic stretch:
- the LOC133795592 gene encoding nuclear transport factor 2B, with protein sequence MDQEQVEMVGKLFVDRYYHLFDNDRASVSSFYQPSSMLNFEGQKILGVDNISCKLSQLPFDKCRHDISTIDSQPSSTSAGSIVVFVSGSLQLVGEEHSLRFNQMFHLVPIAQANFFVQNDIFRLNYG encoded by the exons ATGGATCAGGAACAAGTTGAAATGGTGGGGAAGCTGTTCGTGGATCGGTACTACCACCTCTTCGACAACGATAGAGCTTCAGTTTCTTCGTTTTATCAGCCTAGCTCCATGCTGAACTTTGAAGGGCAGAAGATACTAGGCGTTGATAACATATCTTGTAAGCTTAGTCAGTTACCGTTTGATAAATGCAGACATGATATCAGCACCATTGATTCGCAGCCGTCGTCCACGTCCGCCGGTAGCATTGTGGTGTTTGTCAGTGGCAGCCTCCAGTTGGTAGGGGAAGAACACTCCTTAAGATTCAACCAG ATGTTTCATTTGGTTCCGATTGCGCAAGCAAATTTCTTTGTGCAGAATGATATATTTCGCCTCAATTATGGCTGA